A window from Suncus etruscus isolate mSunEtr1 chromosome 18, mSunEtr1.pri.cur, whole genome shotgun sequence encodes these proteins:
- the LOC125996468 gene encoding olfactory receptor 5V1-like — translation MDEKNQTVLTEFIILGFSNLNGLQFLLFITFFLTYICTLGGNIFIILVTIVDTHLHTPMYYFLGNLAFLDIGYTTTNVPQMMVHLLSEKKSISYEGCITQLFAFIFFVGSECLLLAAMAYDRYIAICKPLRYSVIMNKVLCNQLATSCWIGGFLNSVVHTVLTFRLPFCGNNQINYFFCDIPPLLILSCGDTLVNEVALLSIGVFIGWTPFLCIISSYLYIISTILRIHSKEGRHKAFSTCASHLIIVLLYYGSAIFTYVRPISTYSLEKDRLISVLYSVITPMLNPLIYTLRNKDIKEAVKALRRKWKP, via the coding sequence ATGGATGAAAAGAATCAAACAGTTCTTACTGAATTCATAATTTTGGGATTCTCTAATCTAAATGGATTGCAGTTTTTGCTATTCATAACCTTCTTTCTAACTTATATCTGTACTCTGGGAGGAAATATATTCATTATCTTGGTGACGATAGTTGATACACATCTACATACACCCATGTATTATTTTTTAGGAAATTTGGCCTTCCTTGATATTGGATATACTACCACAAATGTTCCCCAGATGATGGTGCATCTTTTATCTGAGAAGAAAAGCATTTCCTATGAGGGATGCATAACTCAACtttttgcattcatttttttcGTAGGATCAGAATGTCTCCTTTTGGCGGCTATGGCATATGATCGCTACATTGCAATCTGTAAACCGTTAAGGTATTCAGTTATTATGAACAAGGTCCTATGTAACCAATTAGCAACCTCATGCTGGATAGGTGGTTTCCTTAATTCAGTGGTGCACACAGTTCTGACATTTCGTTTGCCATTTTGTGGTAACAATCagattaattatttcttttgtgacATACCTCCTTTACTGATTTTGTCTTGTGGAGACACTCTAGTCAATGAAGTAGCATTGCTCTCTATTGGAGTTTTCATTGGTTGGACTCCTTTCCTGTGTATTATCTCTTCCTACCTTTACATAATATCCACCATTTTAAGGATTCATTCCAAAGAGGGTAGACACAAAGCCTTTTCTACATGTGCTTCCCACCTCATTATTGTCCTCCTTTATTACGGCAGTGCAATTTTCACATACGTAAGACCAATCTCAACTTACTCACTAGAGAAAGACAGGCTAATCTCAGTCTTGTATAGTGTCATTACTCCCATGCTTAACCCTCTTATTTATACATTGAGGAATAAAGACATTAAAGAAGCTGTGAAAGCTTTGAGAAGAAAATGGAAGCCATAA